Proteins from a single region of Hordeum vulgare subsp. vulgare chromosome 6H, MorexV3_pseudomolecules_assembly, whole genome shotgun sequence:
- the LOC123404258 gene encoding fatty acid desaturase DES2-like, translated as MGAGGRMTEKELRGRTGAVEIFERAPSDKPAFTLAQIKKAIPPHCFQRSVIMSFSYVVYDLVMVASLLYAALVWIPALPIMQQLGAWPLYWFVQGCVMTGIWVIAHECGHHAFSDYLLLDNMVGLVLHSCLLVPYFSWKYSHRRHHANTGSMENDEVYVPKKKEALPWYTPYIYNNPVGRLGYIVVQLTLGWPMYLALNTSGRTYPRFVCHYDPYGPMYSDMERAQVFVSDVGVLAVSLGLLKLVWAFGFWWVMRVYGVPLLVVNAWLVVITYLAHTHPALPHYDSTEWEWLRGALATMDRDLGVLNRVFHNTTDTHVAHHLFSSIPHYHAMEATKAIRPVLGDYYQLESNPIARATWRSAKECIYVQPEDRKGVFWYTNKF; from the coding sequence ATGGGTGCCGGCGGCAGAATGACGGAGAAGGAGCTGCGTGGCCGCACAGGCGCCGTTGAGATCTTCGAGCGCGCGCCGTCGGACAAGCCGGCGTTCACGCTGGCCCAGATCAAGAAGGCAATCCCGCCTCACTGCTTCCAGCGTTCGGTGATCATGTCCTTCTCCTATGTGGTCTATGACCTCGTCATGGTGGCGTCCCTCCTGTACGCCGCGCTGGTCTGGATCCCAGCACTCCCGATCATGCAGCAGCTGGGCGCCTGGCCGCTCTACTGGTTTGTGCAGGGCTGCGTCATGACCGGCATCTGGGTGATCGCCCACGAGTGCGGCCACCACGCCTTCTCCGACTACTTGCTGCTGGACAACATGGTCGGCCTGGTGCTCCACTCGTGCCTGCTCGTCCCCTATTTCTCGTGGAAGTacagccaccgccgccaccacgcgAACACCGGCTCCATGGAGAACGACGAGGTGTACGTCCCAAAGAAGAAGGAGGCGCTGCCATGGTACACCCCCTACATCTACAACAACCCCGTGGGGCGTCTGGGGTACATCGTGGTGCAGCTCACCCTCGGGTGGCCCATGTACCTGGCGCTCAACACCTCCGGCCGCACGTACCCGCGCTTCGTCTGCCACTACGACCCCTACGGCCCCATGTACAGCGACATGGAGCGCGCGCAGGTCTTCGTCTCGGACGTCGGCGTGCTGGCCGTCTCCTTGGGCCTACTGAAGCTCGTGTGGGCCTTCGGGTTCTGGTGGGTGATGCGGGTCTACGGGGTGCCGCTGCTGGTCGTGAACGCGTGGCTGGTCGTCATCACCTACCTGGCTCACACCCACCCGGCGCTGCCGCACTACGACTCCACCGAGTGGGAATGGCTGCGCGGGGCGCTCGCCACCATGGACCGCGACCTGGGCGTCCTCAACCGCGTCTTCCACAACACCACCGACACCCACGTCGCGCACCACCTCTTCTCAAGCATACCGCACTACCACGCCATGGAGGCCACCAAGGCTATCAGGCCCGTCCTCGGCGACTACTACCAGCTCGAATCCAACCCCATCGCCAGGGCAACATGGCGCTCCGCCAAGGAGTGCATCTACGTCCAGCCCGAGGATCGCAAGGGAGTATTCTGGTACACCAACAAGTTCTAG